TGTCGGCAAGGGAGACCTTGATAATTTCAACGGTCTTCCGGTCAAAGATTCCATTGTGCTCATGGATATGGATTCCGGCAAAAACTGGCTCAATGCGGCCAGTCTAGGAGCATCGGCTCTTATCTATATTGATAACGGCCCGACCCTGAAAGGTTTTTTCGAAGAAAAGCTGGAACTCTCACCGCTGGATTTTCCCCGTTACTATATGAGTGCAGCAGATGCACGCACCGAACTGGGGTTTGACTCCGGGATCGGAAGCAAGCTTGTTGCCGAATCAGGACATATTAAATCCCAAAGCAAATGGGAAAGGATTGAAGCGGAAAACGTATACTGCCTTATCGAGGGCAGTGATCCGAAAATGGCTGAAGAGCTGGTTGTAATTGAATCTTTTTACGACAGCTCAGTCTACGTCATGGGCGATTCTCCCGGTGCGGATGAAGCTCTTTCCATTGCCTCTCTTCTTGAGGTCGGAAAAAAAATGGCCGCCAATCCGCCCAAACGCTCGGTACTGCTGCTGGCAACCACCGGACACGGACAGTCCCTGCGCGGCATGCGTGAATACGCCACTGCTGTTTCCGGTAAAAGCAAAACGCTCAAAAAAATCAAGGTGGAGTTGCGTAAGAAAAAAAATGACGCTTCCAAAATTCTTGACGGTCTTGAGCTGGACAACCCGCTGGCAACCGAGCTTGCAACGGAAAATCCGCAACTGTTCTCCCTGCTTTACGAAACCCTGAAAAACCAGATCAAGGACGAGGTGGATATAATCAGCAAAAAACTCATGCAGTTGCGGCTGCAGGAAAATGCTGATCAAAACGCCATCACTGAACTTGACAACAGACGCAAGCTGCTGCGCCGCATTTCATGGAAATCCGATTACTCCACCCTGCCTGCTGAAGAGATGGCGGCGGTGCAAGATCTTTTTCCACATGTTAAAGAGAAAGTCCTTAAAACCAAACGGGACATCAAACAACAGCTGACCGCCATCAAGAGTGCCCGTGAACTGCGCAAGATTGTACGCTCCAAGGAAATGGTCTGCGGCATCTCCCTGCACCTTTCCAGCCATGGCGAAGGGGTCGGGGCTTTCGGGCAGGGCTGGTTCTATGAACTCAGACCGCGCGTCAACCTCTCACGCACCTTTTCGCGCATCAACGACATCCTTGAAGACGCGGTACCGGAAGTTGAAAAACTGACCGGGACCGAAGGCATGTACAAAGACACCCTGCGCCCGGACCGCACCCGCCCGTGGCAGACATGGCTGCTCGATAAACCGCAGTTCAGCAGTGAAATCGGCATCATGTCCGGCAAGCTCTGCTTCACCTTCGCCACTGTGAACGACGGTCGCGAGTACTGGGGCACACCTTTTGATACTGTTGGAAACGTCAATTGGGATAAAATCGGCAAACAGGCCGAACTCGCTGAAGGTCTGATCAGGAAAATTTCCGACACATCCGGCCCGCTGACCTCCAAGCTGCCCCGCAAAGGATTCGCCATGGTCAACGGCAAGGCCCGCTTCATTCGTCAGGGTGAACTTTTCGCGGACCAGCCGGCTCCCGGAGTCATCTTCATGGCTTTTCAGGGTAAAACCAGATTCTACGCCCTTTCCGACTCCGAAGGAGATTTCAAATACAAGGGCGTGGCCTCCAAAAAACTGGTCCAGTCCAAACTGATCATTGAAGGCTATAAATATAATGATGACGGCAGAATTGTCTGGGCCATCGACAAACAGCAGACCGGGAAAAGCTCATACAGGGTAAAAATGCGCCGACTGGACATGGAAACCAAGCTGGTTATGTTCGGTTGCCGCCAGACCACCCTTTTCGACCTGCTGACCCCGCGCACCTTCCGCTACATGACCAAAGTGGAAGTACTGGACGGCACCCGCGACGCCACCCCCATGCACTACTGGTACAGCCGCATCGATACCCGTTCATCCACCATTGCCAGTGTATTCCTCGAACCGGATGTACCGCTGAAAATGACTCTCTCGGATACGGTGCTGAACCGAAAAATGATTCTCATTGATTCCAAAACAGATGATCCGGCCGGCAAGGGATACAACCTCAAACAATGGCCCATTATCCCGGCCACCGACTACCGTGCGGCGCGGGATATGTGGACCTTGCTTGATCCGCGTATTCAAAACCTTGAAGCCCACGGCATCGTCAACCAGCAGATCAGGAATCTGGAACAGAAAGGGAGCAAAGCCCTCGCCGATGCTGAAACAGCATGGAAGGAACGCCGCTACGACGATTTCATGACCGATGCCCGCAACGCATGGGCACTGGCCTCCAAGGTCTACCTTGATGTGGACCAGACCCAGAAGGATGTGCTGGTGGGCGTTCTCTTTTACATCGCCCTGTTCATCCCCTTTGCCTACTGCATGGAGAGGCTGCTCTTCTCCTTCGCTGATATCCACAAAAGAATTCTCGGCTTTCTGGCCGTGCTTTCGGCGGTTATCGCGGTCATTTATTCCGTGCACCCCGCTTTTGAGCTCACCTACAGCCCCATGGTTGTAATTCTGGCCTTCTTCATTCTCGGCCTTTCGGTCATGGTTTCGCTGATCATTTTCTTCCGCTTTGAAAAAGAAATGATTCTGCTCCAGCAACGGGCACACAAGACCCAGACCTCGGAAATCAGCAAGTGGAAGGCTTTCACCTCCGCATTTGTTATCGGGGTCAGCAACCTGCGCCGCCGCAAACTCAGGACCTTCCTGACCTGTTTGACCCTGACTATCCTGACTTTCACCATCATGAGCTTCACCGCAGTTAAATCACTGCGTGAACATACTTACGTTAAATTCAATGATGCCAAGCCCTACCACGGCTTATTCATGAAAAATCTCGGCTGGCACGATCTGCCCCGTGAAACTCTGTCCATTGTCAGCAATGACTTTGATGAAAACGGTATTGTCGCCCCGCGCGGCTGGATGGAGTTGAAGGACAAAACAACTTCCGCTGTCACCCCGGTCAGCTTCGGCAATAAGCAGGAAGAGGTAAAAGGACTGGTGGGGCTCGGCTCCATGGAACCGCATGTCAGCGGAATTGATAAAATTCTGGTCAGCGGCAAATGGCTGATACCCGGCAAGAACAACCAGATTCTGCTCTCACAGGAAATGGCAACGCGCCTCGGTGCTTCCGCCGGGGATGTCGTTGACGTCTGGGGCAGTTCCTTCCTGCTGACGGGTATTTTCAACGGCAAAAAATTCACCGAACACACCGACCTTGACGGCGAACCCATGACTCCGGTCATCTTCCCTTCCGCCGCTGCGCAGGAGCTCAGTGAAGTTGAAGCCGAAGCCATTGAATCCGGCGAAGATATCGACACCTTTCAGGGTCGTTACACCCACATTCCCGGCGATGTAACTGCCATCATCCCCTACGAAACCCTCATGGCCATGGGCGGACACCTCAAGGCTCTGGCTATCGCTCCGATATCCGGTGAGTTCTCCAAGGAAACTGTAAACGGCATGATCGACCGTTACGGACTGCCTATCTTCAGTTGCGATAGCAGCGGCACATACATCTGCCAGTCCTCGGACACCATGAATTATTCGGGCATGGGTAACATCCTCATCCCGCTGATCATTTCCGCGCTCATCGTTTTGAACACCATGATTACCAGTGTTTATGAGCGTAAAAAGGAAATCGCGGTTTATACTTCCATCGGTATGGCCCCGACCCACGTATCTTTCCTGTTCATTGCCGAGGCCATCGCCTTTGCAGTTATCAGCGTGGTGGTGGGTTACCTGATCGCCCAGACAGCATCCGGCCTCTTGGCCGGGACCCCGCTCTGGGCGGGCATGACCGCAAACTACTCGTCCATGGCGGGCGTAGCGGCCATGCTGCTGGTCATTGCCGTAACTCTGATCTCGGTCATCTATCCTTCCAAGGTAGCGGCGAACATCGCCATCCCGGACGTCAACCGCTCATGGAAAATGCCTGACACCGACACCAACACCATCGAAGCCACCCTGCCCTTCCTGCTCAAACATAAAGAGCAGCAGGACGCGGGCGGATTCATGCTTGAATATCTTGAATCACACACCGAAGTTTCCCACGGACTGTTCTCCACTTCGGAGATCGAAGTAAACTTCAGTCAGGAGCACCTGCCTGAATCGGTCTGCGACCTGCTGGAAGGCTGCCCGGACCATATAACCTGCTTCCGCTTCAACGTGCGGGTCTGGCTGGCTCCCTTTGACTTCGGGGTCAAGCAGATGGTGGAACTGCGCTTCCGTCCCTCTGAAGCACATCCGCAATTCCTTGAGGCTGTGCTTTTCATCACCCGTGAATCCGGTGAAATAGGAGCATGGAAGCGGCTGAACAAAGACTTTATCAACGCCATCAGAAAGCAATTCCTCGTCTGGCGTTCACTTGATCCGGAAAAACAGAAGAGCTTCCGCGAGAAGGTTCCGGAAATGATGGCCTTCGGTTTCACCGGACTGAATACAAGCAACAAACTTGCTGACCTTTAAATATAAGGATTCCACAGATGCATGGTAAAATAAGGAAAAGAGCGATTCTGCTGGGTACCCTTTTCGGGCTGCTCATCTGCGCCTTCACCCCTTTCAATAATGCCTACTTGAACGCTACGCCGCTGGCAGGAGGACATTTTCCGCTGGCTCCGTTCTTCATTCTGGCCTGGCTGACCGCAATCTGCGCGCTGCACCGCAAGCTGCTGCGCTCGCATCCGCTGCTGACCGGGCTGGACCTGATGACCATGTGGATCCTGATGGTCATTGTTTCCGGTATTGCCTACACCGGACTGGCAAGAACTTTTTTTATCAATCTTACCGCGCCCTTCCATTTCGCCACCATCGGCAACAGGTGGAAGGAAGTGCTCCAACCGCTGCTGCCCGAAGCCCTGCACCCCACTGACCCCAAGGCCGTGGAGCAGCTCTACAACGGCATCAAGGGCGGTCCGTTCATGGACAACCTTGAAGTATTCCAGTCCATCCCGTGGGCGTCGTGGCTCACACCGCTCATGTGGTGGGGCATCTTCATTCTGCTCTGCTACTTCATGATGCTTTGTCTGACCAACATCTTCAGCAGGCAGTGGGTGGAGAACGAACGCATCAACTTTCCGCTGCTGCAGCTGCCCCGCTTCATGGAAGAAGCCATGGATCAGGGCTTGTACGGCTCGTTCCTCGGCAACAAATTCTTCCTCATCGGGCTGATCTTCTGTATCTGCCTGCACACCATCAACGGCCTGCATTTCTACATCCCCTCGGTGCCGGAAATGCCGACCCTGATTCTAGCCGGGAAATACTTTTCCAAAACCGGGCTTTTCTCCGGCTTCTACAAGCTGAAAATCTACTTCTACCCCGCTTTTGTGGGTTTCGCCTTTCTGGCTTCACGCCAGATTTCTTTCAGCTTCTGGTTCTTTTTCCTGCTCGGCGGACTCTTTTACGGAATCCTCAGTATTGCCGGGCTGAACATCCCTGCTTCCGCATTGGGAGTAACCTTCGGCCCGACCCTGACCCGGCCTGAAGAAACCCAGATGATCGGGGCCTATCTGGTATTTTTCATCTTTATCATCTGGCTGGCCCGCCAGCATCTCAAGCAGGTCATCAAAGAAGCATTCGGAGCCCAGTCCACCCGCGGTGAAGCGGAATGGATGTCCCTGCGCTTCTCCTTCTGGGGACTGGCTGTATCCGGCCTGCTGCTCACCGGATGGTGCGTATACTTCGGCATCCCGCTGCTGGTGGCGGTAGTGGTCCTGCTGGCCTTTTTCGTCTTCACGCTGGTGGCCTCCAAGGCAATTTGTCAGGGCGGTATCGCCTATTTTACCCTGACCGCCGCCCCACTTGACTGCGTGACCACAATTTTCGGGTCCAAATTTTTCGGATCGGTTGGAATTGCGGTCACCGCCATGTGCCAGAAAATACTTTTCGTGGACCTGCGTGAATCGCTGATGCCTTCACTGGTGCACGGCTCCAAAGTCAATGAATGGCTGGATAACAAACGGCTCTTCCTGATCGGCATAACCGTAATCCTGCTGCTGGGTGTAATCGTATCCTTCGGGGCCATGCTTATGGTCTGCTACAAATACGGTATCCGCGAACTGCAGCTGGACTGGGCCACCCGCACTTCCATGAACGTCTACGACAACGTGGTACGCATCATTCAGGAACCTGCCGCAGCCTCGCACTGGGTAACCACCTTCGCCACCATGGGCGCGGTGATCATGTTCGCGCTGGTGCTGGCATACAACAGACTGCCGTGGTGGCCGCTGCATCCCATCGGATACCTGACCGCCTACAGCTCAGCCATGAAGATTCTCTGGTTCAGCTTTTTCCTCGGCTGGATATGCAACCAGCTGACCCTGCGCTACGGCGGAGTCGGGCTGTTCAAACGGGTTCGCTACCTGTTCTTCGGCCTGATCATGGGAGATTTTTTAATGGGCGGCATATGGGCCTTGTATGGACTGTACGCAGGGCAGAGTTATCAGGTCCTGCCGGGCTAATAAAAGCAAGTTAACTACATACTGAGATATACAATATGCACAACGATAAAGAGCTACAAGAATATCGGGACCTGCTGAAAACCCCGACCCATTTTGAAGAGGGCTTCGACTGGAAAACAGTAGTCGGTGCCATCTTCATCGGCTTCTTGATGATGCCGGGCAGTATGTACCTGCAGCTGGTCATCGGTCAGGGCATCGGCCCGGCCGCGCGCTGGGTAACAATTATTCTCTTCGCCGAAATCGCCAAAAGGTCGTACACCGAGCTGAAACAGCAGGAAATTTTCCTGCTCTACTACATGGCCGGGGCGGCTCTGGCCTCGCCATTCTCAGGCTTGCTATGGCAACAATATTTAGTGCAGTCGGACGCAGCGCGCATGCTGGGACTGACCGAATTCATCCCCGCATGGGTGGCCCCGCAGCCGGGATCGGATTCGCTCATTGAACGAACTTTCTTCCACCGCGACTGGCTCATACCGATACTGCTGCTGGTGGGTGCCCAGATTGTCCAGCGAATAGACCATTTCGGACTGGGCTATGCCCTGTACCGCATCACATCAGACGTGGAAAAACTGCCCTTCCCCATGGCTCCGGTCGGCGCGCTGGGTACCATGGCACTGGCAGAATCCACCGAAGAAAAACAAGCCAGCTGGAAATGGCGGGTCTTCTCGGTAGGGGGTGTCATCGGACTGGCTTTCGGGGCAGTCTACGTGCTCCTGCCTGCGGTTTCGGGGTTACTCTTTACGGAACCGATCAGGATAATCCCCATACCGTGGGTGGAGCTTACGCCGTATACGGAAAAAATTCTGCCCGCCGTGGCAACAGGTATCCAGTTTGACCTCGGACTGTTCTTCATCGGTATGGTTCTGCCTTTCTGGGCTGTTATCGGCGGACTGATCGGGATTGTCATCACCATTGTTGCCAACCCGGTACTTTATGAGCACGGCATCCTGCACCGCTGGCATCCGGGTATGGAAACCGTTGAAACGGTCTTTGCCAACAACTTTGACTTTTATATGAGTTTTTCCATCGGGCTGGGTCTGGCCATCGGTATTATCGGTATCTGGTACGTGGCCAAATCATTCCGTGGCGAACACGCCAAAAGCCGTGAATCATGGAGTAAACTTTTCGAGCCGCCGGAAGGCCGCGGGGATATCAACTTCTGGGTCTCCATTGCCATTTATGTCTTCTCTACCCTTGCTTACGTAGGTATGAGTCTGCTGCTGGTACCCAATTTCCCGTGGATATTCTTCCTGCTCTACGGCTTTATCTACACCCCGGTGATCTCGTACATCACCGCGCGAATGGAAGGTATTGCCGGACAATTTGTAAGTTTGCCGCTGGTACGTGAGGCCAGCTTCATCGCCGGGGCAAAATTCTTCGGCTATCAGGGTATTGAAATCTGGTACGCACCGATCCCCATCCACAACTACGGGGAAGCCACAGTCCATTTCCGCGAAATTGAACTGACCGGAACTTCCATCCGGGGTATCATCAAGGCGGAACTTGTTGTTTTCCCGGTGGTCATGATCGCCAGCCTGCTCTTTTCGCAATTCATCTGGCAGCTTGCGCCCATTCCGTCATCCAACTACCCGTACGCACAGGAACTCTGGCACTTGCAGGCCCTGAACACCCTGCTCATGCAGACCTCCACCCTTGAAGGTAACTCCCTGTTCTTTCAAGCCTTGAGCGGCCCGGTGGTCATGGGCGGTATCAGTCTGGGACTTGTGCTCTATGCCATACTGAATGCATTAGGTCTGCCTGTTCTGCTGGTCTACGGTGTGGTCAGGGGACTTGGCCAAAGCACGCCCCACGGATTTATTCTGGAGGTTGCCGGAGCATTGATCGGCCGTTATTTTTTTCAGAAAAAATACGGTGCCATGTGGAGGCAGTATGCCCCGGTCCTGCTGGCAGGCTTCTCCTGCGGCATGGGCTTGACCGGAATGTTTGCCATGGGCTGCACATTAATCCTGAAATCACTGGGGAAAATGGCCTATTAATACATCAGAACTAGCTCGTTTACCCCAGACCGGGTTAACAATTAATGCTTTGCGGATGAGTTAAAAATGGTTTAGGTACTTTGCTCCGGAGTAATTATCCGTTTAGCAGTGCTAGCGTGATTTTATGCCTTTGCCCATGAATAGGGCAGGCTTTCAGATAAGGATTAATAATGGATCGTAAGAATATAGCATGGGACGGCATCAGCTTTGACGTGCCGCCTGAGTTCGAAGTCAGCGGGATAGACAAAAGATTTCTTCAGCTTGATAACGGGGAACACCCCTGTATTGAGCTGCGCTGGTATGACGCAGGCAGAACCTATAAAGAAAAGACCTATTTCAGGCAGTTGGCCAAAAAAATTGAATCCGCTTCCGGTCTGAAGATAGAATCTACAGTACTGCCCGCTTCATGGAAGAATCCACTTAAAAAGTACAATACCACTGCTTTTTACTGGCAGTCCGACCTCGCCACCGGGCGCGGAGTCATGTTTTATTGTAAAAAAGCCGGCAAAGTCATGCTGGTTCAATTCATCGGCAAAAACGATGAACAGATCGACAGTGCGGCGGTCATGCTCTTTGAGAGCCTGAAATTCAGCAATCCCGATGGGGATCAGTGCTGGCGAATTTATGATATGAAAGCAACCATGCCCGGCAGCATGGAAATTGAATCATTTGAATTCAAGCCGGGAAGGTTCAGTATCACCCTGAGCGACCAAACAGATACTGTTTCCCTGTACAGATTCAGCCCGGCGGATGTGATCCTCAAAGACTGTACGCTGGGGGAATTCTCCAAAAAACTGTTTGACGAAGATATTAAAAAAATGGGCCTCTCAATTGCCGAACTGGAATACGGTGAAGGCTCCACCTGCATGTTCGGGCAGGAAAAAGGTCCCTCCACTGCGGCTCTGGCTTTATCCAAACTGAGTCCCAAACGCCGCCCCTACGGTCAGGTCGAAATCCGCTACACTCAGGAGAGCAACCGCATTCTGGCCGTCATGGTCAAGTCCCGTCAGCACATTCCTGAAGACCGGGCCAAAAACATATTTAAACAATATGAAATTGTTCAGTAAAAAAAAGCAGATTATCCCGGAAATGACCCGTGGCGAAGCCATGGCCTGTAAACCTGTTAAGAACCGGGACATAACTGAAACCCGCATGGATAACGGGCTGATAATGCTTTCTTACCCGTTGCGACTCAAGCCCCTTTTTGCAGACGTAGCTAAAAGATTCGGAATGTGGAAAGACGGCTCCCCGCCCATTAAAAGACTGGAACTGGATGAAATGGGAACGCTGGTCTGGGATATGATTGACGGTAAAAACAGTGTCCGCAAGATAGCGGCAAAATTTGCTGAAAAATATCAGGTTCTGCCCCGTGAAGCAGAGGTCGCAGCCGCTTCTTTTCTACGGGACTTGGGGAAAAGAGGCTTAATAGCCTTCAACGCAGCTAACCACGGGTCAAAATAATCTTTGCCCGCAAAAAAAGAATAAAATAAGCCCTTACCCGCAAGTCAGCTTGATATACTCTTCAAAGCTAACCCCGTTCCAGACCTTGCTCACCCAATAGGCAGCAGCCCAGATCATAAGTGACGAAGACTGGACATCAGAAAGCCGTTTCAACTTCGCTTCCAAATTAGGCCAACTCACACCATGATTGTTGTGAATGTTGTCATTTTCGCACGCTTCTTCAACCTGCAAAAACAGATAGGCCCCTTTGCACTGATTCGGCAGGATTTTTACACCCTGATACGATTCCAGCACGGTCTTAAGCTCTGCTACGTTTAATTCCTGCGCAACAGAACGCATGGATTTAAAAAACATATCCACAGCCCAAGGCAGAATAAACTCTGCTCCGGCACTTTTGGTCTTGAAATAATTTTTTAGCCACTGCTCGTGATCGTGCGTAATTCTGGCTGCAACCTGCGGCATATCTTCCTCCTAAGGCTACTCCTCTACTGATAACACCAACTTAATAACCACATTTTCTAAATATATCAAGACTTTTTCTAGAAAATCAACAGAACTATTTAACGATCAAAACTTTCACGTATCTGCTTAAAAAGACTGAATAAAAGTGCTCCAGGAACAGCTTTGCCATTAATTTCCATACTATCAATGCGTACAACAGTATTATTATTGGGAGTTACGTTCTCTTCAGTAACCAGCACAATTTTCTTCTGTGTCGCAGCACCGCTTTCACTGGCATCAATTACCAAAACCCACTGCCCGCCGCTTTCCTTCCACTCAAGGTCAACGCTTCTATGAGAAGTTATACTATTTTCCAGAAGTTTTACAAAGTCTTCCAAAGAAAAATGCTTGCGCCCTTTTCCTGCTACGCCAAGATACTCTCCCTCTGAGTTACGAATAACCAAAGGATTCGCAAGGTAACCGGAAGAAGGAAAAGAAGACTCATCCGGTCCGGTGTCACCGGCACGCAGAAGTCTGAACAACTCCGCCCGATCACGCTTCAATCGACCGATTTCCATGGCCATATCCATGATACGCTCATTGGTTTCGGCAGAGAGCTTGCGTTTCTCAGTACGCAAGGTTGAAAGCTCTTCCCGCAAGTCACGCAACTCAGTCTGGAATAGAGCCTGATTGGACAAAAGATCCGAAACCTTCCCAAGGACAGATGAAAGCCCTTTGATCACGGTCTGCATATCAGAACTGGATTCAAGACCGGCTTCATTGATCAATTGTTGATCATTATTTATCGTATCTACCAATGCGCCGAATTTTAAGCTTAATTCATTTTCAATTTGTTCAGTTGACCAATTCATTCCATACATTTCGCGTATCCTCCTGAAAATTTCCACAGCTTCTACAGAGTACTTCTGCCTGCGCCCATCATCTCCCGATGAAGGCAAAAATTTCGAGTACTTATCCTTATAATACACCACTGTTGAAGGAGGGATACCCAACCTTCTTCCAACCTCTCTCAAACTTAAAAACTGACTCGACATACCCCTTGCTCACTTGTTGTTCAAATTAACTTTAAACAATATATAACTCACCAAAAACAACGCGTCAATACTTTTTGAACAATTAATTGATCAAGACAACAAACAATTGATCAACACAAAATATATAACTGACAGCAAATACTATCCTTCAGTGATAGACAGTTGAAAAATCGTGATTATATTTAAATAAGATGGGAAGAACTTCGACGGAGGGTATGTGGAAATAGGATCAAAACCATATAAATTATGCGAATTGAGTCGCCCTGAAGAAACATTTGAGTGCGTATTGTGACGGGATAACACCCCACAGCCGCGTAGCGCGGCATACGCACTTTTCGCTTGCCCTGCGTGCCACATAAGGTGTAATTGAAACTGAAGAAAGTTGGGTCAACGCCAAACCCCGAAAACTACAACGCGCCAAATATGCTAGAAAAAATAAAGACTACCAATCTTCAGGAAGGAATGTTTGTTGTCTGTTCCGCCAACGGCTTCACCAGCCTTCCCGCTGAGCTTTCCAACAAAGCAATCGCATCAAAAGCAGACATCTCCGCCATACTTCAGCTTAACATCAGCGAAGTCCTGATTGATTCGGAGAAAAGTGCCGCCCCAAACAGCTTCCCCCAGAGCACTTATTCTGAAGAAATCCTCTTCGCACGCGAAGCCTACAGCAACGCCCTGAACTGTGTACAAAAAATATTTCAAACAATTGCAGATCAGGGTCAGCTTGAAATAGCCGAATACAAAAAAGACATCACCCCGCTTATCGATTCCATCGACAGGAATAACAGTGCTGCAGCCAGCCTTACCGTTCTCGCCCGCACGGACAGATATCTACTCACCCACAGTCTGAATACCACAATCTTAAGTGCTATCCTTGGACGCTACATGGGGCTTTCCCGCGACCTGATAGAAGAACTTTCAATGACCGCCATGCTGATGAACGTGGGGCAACTCTGGATTCCTCAAAAAATACTTCAAAAAAAGGGTAAACTTTCCAGAGAAGAATTTCAGCAGATCAAGGAACACTCCCTGAAAGGCAGCCGGTACCTTGAAAAGCAGAACACCCCTGCGACAATAATCAAATCTGTTCAAGCACATCACGAAAAATATGATGGAACAGGCTACCCGGATGGTCTTGCGGGCAATGACATTCCGCAATTTTCACGCATCATATCAATCTGTGATGCATATGATGCCATGACCTCGGACCGCCCTTACCGTGAGGCCATGACTCCGAACGCAGCCATCAAGCACCTGTATTCCATGGCAAATTCGGCCTTCCATCCCAGATACCTGGAAAGTTTCATTAAATGTGTGGGGATTTATCCGGTAGGCTGCTTTGTAAAGTTATCCGACGGTCGTTACGGGGTTGTTGTCACCAACACCCCCAAAGCTCCGCTGCTGCCGCAGGTAAAAATCGTGTTCAACAGCAGATTCCGGGCTATTCACCCAGAATTCGTGGACCTTTCCAAGCGGTCAGAAGAAACACAGGGAAATAATCTGGAAATTGTGGAATGCATCCACCCCAAGACGTTCAAATTGGAACTGGACAGATTCCTCTGGTAAATCAGAAAATTAGACGAACTCAACTTCTACGCGCTCAACATAATCCTTGAGCGCGTTAAATTCTGCACGTACTTGAATCAGATCGTTTTGAGCTGCGCATGACTCTATCCTACGCCCGATGCCACCCAGCTGCAAAAAGCCGTAATTCAATGCCGAGCCTTTGATATTATGG
This genomic window from Desulfovibrio sp. JC010 contains:
- a CDS encoding FtsX-like permease family protein; this encodes MSTYQADKRKYQWGRIAFFLLSALLFLSSGMVERAYSSTDSIRQTITELSAFGDRSFGSKGAKRAADYIEMKFEELGDFKTGKHLFLAPAMNTSDTVFSIDNGKQLHIKPAKFNAVSPPSTPVEGLDGPVIYVGKGDLDNFNGLPVKDSIVLMDMDSGKNWLNAASLGASALIYIDNGPTLKGFFEEKLELSPLDFPRYYMSAADARTELGFDSGIGSKLVAESGHIKSQSKWERIEAENVYCLIEGSDPKMAEELVVIESFYDSSVYVMGDSPGADEALSIASLLEVGKKMAANPPKRSVLLLATTGHGQSLRGMREYATAVSGKSKTLKKIKVELRKKKNDASKILDGLELDNPLATELATENPQLFSLLYETLKNQIKDEVDIISKKLMQLRLQENADQNAITELDNRRKLLRRISWKSDYSTLPAEEMAAVQDLFPHVKEKVLKTKRDIKQQLTAIKSARELRKIVRSKEMVCGISLHLSSHGEGVGAFGQGWFYELRPRVNLSRTFSRINDILEDAVPEVEKLTGTEGMYKDTLRPDRTRPWQTWLLDKPQFSSEIGIMSGKLCFTFATVNDGREYWGTPFDTVGNVNWDKIGKQAELAEGLIRKISDTSGPLTSKLPRKGFAMVNGKARFIRQGELFADQPAPGVIFMAFQGKTRFYALSDSEGDFKYKGVASKKLVQSKLIIEGYKYNDDGRIVWAIDKQQTGKSSYRVKMRRLDMETKLVMFGCRQTTLFDLLTPRTFRYMTKVEVLDGTRDATPMHYWYSRIDTRSSTIASVFLEPDVPLKMTLSDTVLNRKMILIDSKTDDPAGKGYNLKQWPIIPATDYRAARDMWTLLDPRIQNLEAHGIVNQQIRNLEQKGSKALADAETAWKERRYDDFMTDARNAWALASKVYLDVDQTQKDVLVGVLFYIALFIPFAYCMERLLFSFADIHKRILGFLAVLSAVIAVIYSVHPAFELTYSPMVVILAFFILGLSVMVSLIIFFRFEKEMILLQQRAHKTQTSEISKWKAFTSAFVIGVSNLRRRKLRTFLTCLTLTILTFTIMSFTAVKSLREHTYVKFNDAKPYHGLFMKNLGWHDLPRETLSIVSNDFDENGIVAPRGWMELKDKTTSAVTPVSFGNKQEEVKGLVGLGSMEPHVSGIDKILVSGKWLIPGKNNQILLSQEMATRLGASAGDVVDVWGSSFLLTGIFNGKKFTEHTDLDGEPMTPVIFPSAAAQELSEVEAEAIESGEDIDTFQGRYTHIPGDVTAIIPYETLMAMGGHLKALAIAPISGEFSKETVNGMIDRYGLPIFSCDSSGTYICQSSDTMNYSGMGNILIPLIISALIVLNTMITSVYERKKEIAVYTSIGMAPTHVSFLFIAEAIAFAVISVVVGYLIAQTASGLLAGTPLWAGMTANYSSMAGVAAMLLVIAVTLISVIYPSKVAANIAIPDVNRSWKMPDTDTNTIEATLPFLLKHKEQQDAGGFMLEYLESHTEVSHGLFSTSEIEVNFSQEHLPESVCDLLEGCPDHITCFRFNVRVWLAPFDFGVKQMVELRFRPSEAHPQFLEAVLFITRESGEIGAWKRLNKDFINAIRKQFLVWRSLDPEKQKSFREKVPEMMAFGFTGLNTSNKLADL
- a CDS encoding DUF6785 family protein; protein product: MHGKIRKRAILLGTLFGLLICAFTPFNNAYLNATPLAGGHFPLAPFFILAWLTAICALHRKLLRSHPLLTGLDLMTMWILMVIVSGIAYTGLARTFFINLTAPFHFATIGNRWKEVLQPLLPEALHPTDPKAVEQLYNGIKGGPFMDNLEVFQSIPWASWLTPLMWWGIFILLCYFMMLCLTNIFSRQWVENERINFPLLQLPRFMEEAMDQGLYGSFLGNKFFLIGLIFCICLHTINGLHFYIPSVPEMPTLILAGKYFSKTGLFSGFYKLKIYFYPAFVGFAFLASRQISFSFWFFFLLGGLFYGILSIAGLNIPASALGVTFGPTLTRPEETQMIGAYLVFFIFIIWLARQHLKQVIKEAFGAQSTRGEAEWMSLRFSFWGLAVSGLLLTGWCVYFGIPLLVAVVVLLAFFVFTLVASKAICQGGIAYFTLTAAPLDCVTTIFGSKFFGSVGIAVTAMCQKILFVDLRESLMPSLVHGSKVNEWLDNKRLFLIGITVILLLGVIVSFGAMLMVCYKYGIRELQLDWATRTSMNVYDNVVRIIQEPAAASHWVTTFATMGAVIMFALVLAYNRLPWWPLHPIGYLTAYSSAMKILWFSFFLGWICNQLTLRYGGVGLFKRVRYLFFGLIMGDFLMGGIWALYGLYAGQSYQVLPG